DNA from Elusimicrobiaceae bacterium:
GCCAAAATATCCAGCCAAGCCAATGCAACGGCCAAGCCATCTCTGTCAGAGGCTCCGCCTTTCCAAGCAAAACCACCGGCTTCTTCTACCCCAAAAGCCACATCTTCCAAGTTCATCACTTCGGCCACATATTTAAATCCTACCGGCACTTCCTCAAAGCCCAAGCCTTTGGCACGAGCAATACGTCTGGGCAAATATCCCATAGAAACCGTTTGCACTATTTTGCCTTTAAATTTTTTATCGTTAGTTAAGTGATGCAAAAGTACCGCAGCTACCAATCCGGGCGTCACATAATTGCCTTTTTCATCTAACAAACCAAATCTGTCCCCGTCTCCGTCAAAAGCAAAACCGGCAATAGCCTTTTTTTCCAAAACAGTCTTTTTCAACTCTGCCATATTTTTTAAAGAAGGATCCGGTTGTAAACCGTTAAACGTAGGGTCATGTTTATCATGTAAGGCCACAATTTTATTAGACGGTAATAATTTTTCTAACCAGCCGGCCGTTGTGCCATACATATAATCTACGGCGATGTTCCCTTTCAGCGTGGCAATTTTCTTTACGTTAGCGATAGAAGATAAATATTTTTGATAAAGATCATTTAAATTCTTCTGCTCGGCTTTTTGACCGTATAAGAAAAGGACAGGATTTTCATCTACATTTTCCTCTATCTCTTTGCTCTCGCGCACAGGTATGGAACAACCGGCCAATTTGACCTTGACTCCGTTATACTGGGCAGGATTATGGCTGGCCGTCACCATGATGCCCAACCAAAACTTTTTAAGTGTCAGCATGCTGACCATAGGAGTTGTCACCGGACATTCAGACAAAATAACATCTATTTTATTGGATCGCAAAATGCTGGCAATATCGGCTGCAAACAAATCCGACATAAAACGATGGTCAAAGCCTACAAATACTTTGGCACTTTTCCCCTCATCTTCAGAAGGGGCATTTTCATTAATATAATCTGCCAATGCCTGTGCCAAACGGCGCACATTTTCATACGTAAAATCCCAAGCGATTACTCCTCTCCAACCATCAGTACCGAATTTAATTTCAGCGGCCATAGCAGCCCTCCGTAAAAAATAAAATTTTCTATTTCCATATTTTTATGCTTTATAAATAAAAAGTGGAGGTGGGGGGATTCGCACCCCCGTCCGAACATCCTAACAACCCAGACCCTACAGGTTTAGCTGCACTTTATTAATCATGAAGTAAGCGTGCAGCAGCACCTTCATGATTTGTTTCGTAGGTCTTACATATATCAAGACGAAACGCGCCCGATATATGGCATTTCACATAATGACTGCTATTCCCAAGTGTGTGAAAAGCACTCAGGAAGCAGTGGACTAAGCGTTAGCCCAAGCGACTTGATTGTCGTTAGTTATTTTTGTAGCCCTATTTGAATTGGCCTGGCCAACCAATACCTGCTTCTAGGTCATAACAGATACCCGTCGAATCTATTACACCCCCGTAAATACGGAAATTTTCAAAGAACGCGGCTTTTGACTAGCCGCCCCTATAAACGGTATTATATTGTATCATTTTCTTATAGCAATTTTGGAACGTTGGCACAATACATTACTAAAAATTTATGTACACCACCACTAAACCTACCATTTATTTGATTGACGGACTCAACTTAGTACGCAGTTTTCTATGGCAATTTGCGCGTACGGAAGAAGAAGTGACGGCGGATTTTTTGGATTTTTTAGAAGAAGTTTCTAATGACGAAAAATATAATATGCATGAGTATTGCGTAGTATTTGACGGTGCTTACCGCTCTGTAGGGCCTTTATATCGTGGCGGAGTGCATATTATTTTTTCAGAACAAGATACCGCTGACGATTATATTTACCAGCAAGCCTATTTTCTTGCGCAACAAAATCGCCGCGTTATCGCGGTGACTTCAGATAGAGATTTGCAAAGCAGACTCAAAGACATCGGTGTAAAAACGCTATTTTGTCAGAAATTTTACAACAGTTTAAAGTTATCCTACCGTTAAAAGAATTGTAATCTTGCTTTTTTTTTGTTAAAATAATAACAGAAGGGCTGGTGGCGGAATTGGTAGACGCGACAGACTTAAAATCTGTTGGCCGCAAGGCCGTGGGGGTTCGAGTCCCCCCCTGCCCACTCTTTTTTTAAAGACCGGGCCGACCCGGCAGAGGGTGACATGTTAGAAGATTTGCAAAGAACATTGGGAAAGGCCTTTGGTTGGGTGTTTACGGTCCATTCTACCGGACTTCGTTTTTTTTCTATCGCGATGGTTGTTGCGGTAATTTTCTTGTTATTGGGCTTCCGGCTTATCGGTGGCCTGTTTTTATTGATAGCTTGTTTCTGCGCTTTCTTCTTCCGCATTCCCAAAGTCAATGCTGTTTTTGCTGATGATGAAATTGCCAGCCCGGCCAACGGTACTGTGATTAGTATCAAAACCGAAGATGACCCCAATTCCATCGTTATCCGCATTTTCTTATCCGTTTTTGATGTCCATGTACAACGCGCTACAGTAAGCGGGAAAATCGGTGAGATTTTCTATCATAAAGGCTTGTTCCTTTTTGCCAACAATCCTGATGCCGCTTCTAAAAATGAACGCAATTTGATTCAAATCTACCGCCCGAATAGCGACCGTTTTGCTCACGTAGAGCAATTAACCGGTGCTATTGCTCGCCGTATTGAATGCTGGGTAAAACCCGGTCAAGAAGTAAAAACCGGGGATTTAATCGGCTTGATTCGTTTCGGCAGTCAAGTAGCGGTATACCTGCCTAAAGATGCCGTACGCATCATCGTCAAAGAAGGTCAAAAAGTAGAAGGTGGCAACACCGTCTTGGCCTTGTGGAAATAATTATGTCCCAAGAAAAAAATACGCCAAAAGCCGTACAAAAAATCAAACAAACCGGAGCTGCGGCCGCGCCTTCTTTATTTACATTGGGCAACTTAGCCTGTGGTTTCTTTTCTATTTTATCTGCCGCTCAAGGCAACTTTGCAAAAGCCGGTTGGCTTATTTTGATTGCTGCCGTTTTTGATTTATTTGACGGTCGTGTGGCACGCATGTTAGGTACGGAAAGTGAATTTGGGGTAGAAATGGATTCTTTGGCAGATGCCGTTTCTTTCTGCACTGCTCCTGCTATTTTGATGTATTTTATGGTGTTGCACCAATACCCTTTATGGGGTGCTCCCATTGCTTGTGTATATGCCTGTTTTGGCGTTTTGCGTTTAGCCAAATTTAATACAATGGCCCATGCCGGCGAAGGGTCCAAGAAATATTTTTCCGGCCTTCCTGTTCCGGCTCCTGCCGCCATTTTAGCCTCTTTTGCTATTTCTTACAGCATCATGCAGTCCGGTGGGCACAACTTGCGTCTGATGCCCGTATTTTTACCGCATATTTACAATTTGGTTGCTTTTGCTATGTTGGTAATGGCGATTTTGATGGTTTCCACCGTTCCGTATGCTGCGTTTAAATCCAAACGGGAAAACAAAAAAATGAGTGTATGGACTATGCTTTTATTAGTGGTATTGGTGGTACTGCTTATTCGTTTTCCGCAAGACATTGTGTTTATTGTTATGACTTCCTATGTTTTGTTTGGAATATTGGCTCTTTTTTACAGAGCATTTAAGGGAATTAAAGTAGAAAAATAAATTTTCCTTTTTCTTAAAAGCCCGTGTTAAAAGCACGGGCTTTTCTTTGATTTATTTTGAGAAATTGCTACAATAAATCAAAAGGAGCTTTCTGTGAAAACATCTTTGCAAGAATTTGATAAAAAAATGGCCATCAAATTAGAAACGCTGACCCTTTTTGGCATTGATGAGGCAGGGCGTGGCCCTTTGGCCGGCCCGGTAGTAGCATGCGCCTGCTTTATTGCCCCCAACATGTACGGCGATTTTGAAGATGTAAACGACAGTAAAAAATTAACTGCTCAAAAAAGAGAAAAAATCTTTGACAGAATGAATCAACTTGGTATTTTGTATAGAGTAGGGTTTGCTTCTGCCGAAGAAATAGACCGTTATAATATTTTGCAGGCTACATTTTTGGCCATGCGCAGAGCCGCACAAAAATTTTATAAACTTCATAAGGCCGTTGCTTTGGTAGACGGAAATCATTTAATCAAAGATTTCCCCCTCTGCCAACAAGCCGTTGTAGACGGTGATGCCAAATCTCTAAATATTGCCGCAGCCAGCATTATTGCCAAAGTGACTCGAGACCGATACATGAACACCCTGGAAAAACTCTATCCCGGTTATGGTTTTTCCGCTCACAAAGGCTACGGTACGCCTAAACATATTGAGGCTGTACGAAAGTTAGGCCCTTGTAAGGAACATCGTAAAACTTTTGCCCCGATACGAGATTTTTTTCAACCCACTTTATTTCCATGAACACTACACAAGCAGGATTTTTGGCAGAAGATAAAGCCGTTGCCTTATTGCTAAGTAAAGGCCATCGAATTATTGCGCGCAATTATCGCCAACAATGCGGAGAAATAGATATTATTTCTTATGACGGAAAAACATTGGTTTTTTCTGAAGTGAAACAACGCAAAAGCGATGCCTTTGGCGGCCCCATAGCCGCTATTACCAAGAGCAAACAAAACAAAATCGTACAAACGGCAGTATTATATATTAAGGAAAATGCTCCCAAATTTGATAGTATAAGATTTGATGCTATATGTCTGCTGGGTGAGCAAGCAACTCATATACCCAATGCTTTTACACCTACGCGGAGCACTTTATAAACGGAGGCCGTATGACTCAACTTCAGCAAGTCAAAAAAGCTGTTGCCTATATCAACAAAAAAACCAAAAATTTTAAGCCGGAAATCGCCATCATTACAGGTTCCGGTTTAGCGGGATCTATTCCCCCTTTGGACAAGAAAATTACCATCTCTTATGCTGATATTCCCGGTTTTTTGCAAAGCACTGTACCGGGACATACGGGCAATTTGATTTTTGGTACTTACAAGGGCAAAAATATTATGGTCATGCAGGGCCGTTTTCACTATTACGAAGGACACCCGATGAAAGACTTGGCCATTTCTATCCGCACCATGTTTATGTTAGGCGTAGAAAAATTGGTGGTGTCTGCCGCTGTGGGCTCTTTGGATATGAAGTTACAGCCCGGCTCGGTATGTGTACTAAGTGATCATATTAACTTTATGGCAAACAATCCGCTCATCGGCAATCATGAAAAAGAATTTGGCCCCATGTTCTTTGATTTGTCTGAAGCATACGATAAAAAATTGCGCAAAGTGACCTTAGATGCCGCTAAAAAACTAAAAATCAGTGCCAAAGAAGGATGCTATTTTGCTGTGACAGGCCCGAACTTTGAAACCCC
Protein-coding regions in this window:
- a CDS encoding phosphatidylserine decarboxylase, which codes for MLEDLQRTLGKAFGWVFTVHSTGLRFFSIAMVVAVIFLLLGFRLIGGLFLLIACFCAFFFRIPKVNAVFADDEIASPANGTVISIKTEDDPNSIVIRIFLSVFDVHVQRATVSGKIGEIFYHKGLFLFANNPDAASKNERNLIQIYRPNSDRFAHVEQLTGAIARRIECWVKPGQEVKTGDLIGLIRFGSQVAVYLPKDAVRIIVKEGQKVEGGNTVLALWK
- a CDS encoding purine-nucleoside phosphorylase, with the translated sequence MTQLQQVKKAVAYINKKTKNFKPEIAIITGSGLAGSIPPLDKKITISYADIPGFLQSTVPGHTGNLIFGTYKGKNIMVMQGRFHYYEGHPMKDLAISIRTMFMLGVEKLVVSAAVGSLDMKLQPGSVCVLSDHINFMANNPLIGNHEKEFGPMFFDLSEAYDKKLRKVTLDAAKKLKISAKEGCYFAVTGPNFETPSEIKAFKKLGASVVGMSVVPEVLVARQCGIRVLGLAWVTNMGCGISKTPLSHEQTISESKKIEGKFKDLLENVLPKI
- a CDS encoding YraN family protein; the protein is MNTTQAGFLAEDKAVALLLSKGHRIIARNYRQQCGEIDIISYDGKTLVFSEVKQRKSDAFGGPIAAITKSKQNKIVQTAVLYIKENAPKFDSIRFDAICLLGEQATHIPNAFTPTRSTL
- a CDS encoding NYN domain-containing protein, whose protein sequence is MYTTTKPTIYLIDGLNLVRSFLWQFARTEEEVTADFLDFLEEVSNDEKYNMHEYCVVFDGAYRSVGPLYRGGVHIIFSEQDTADDYIYQQAYFLAQQNRRVIAVTSDRDLQSRLKDIGVKTLFCQKFYNSLKLSYR
- the pssA gene encoding CDP-diacylglycerol--serine O-phosphatidyltransferase produces the protein MSQEKNTPKAVQKIKQTGAAAAPSLFTLGNLACGFFSILSAAQGNFAKAGWLILIAAVFDLFDGRVARMLGTESEFGVEMDSLADAVSFCTAPAILMYFMVLHQYPLWGAPIACVYACFGVLRLAKFNTMAHAGEGSKKYFSGLPVPAPAAILASFAISYSIMQSGGHNLRLMPVFLPHIYNLVAFAMLVMAILMVSTVPYAAFKSKRENKKMSVWTMLLLVVLVVLLIRFPQDIVFIVMTSYVLFGILALFYRAFKGIKVEK
- a CDS encoding ribonuclease HII; the protein is MKTSLQEFDKKMAIKLETLTLFGIDEAGRGPLAGPVVACACFIAPNMYGDFEDVNDSKKLTAQKREKIFDRMNQLGILYRVGFASAEEIDRYNILQATFLAMRRAAQKFYKLHKAVALVDGNHLIKDFPLCQQAVVDGDAKSLNIAAASIIAKVTRDRYMNTLEKLYPGYGFSAHKGYGTPKHIEAVRKLGPCKEHRKTFAPIRDFFQPTLFP